From the Pirellulales bacterium genome, one window contains:
- a CDS encoding CehA/McbA family metallohydrolase yields the protein MNARRYLPFFAVLFLVPATTGAADVAKLQPPALPVVRQVELQPLKAQVRRVVQALGLLGSPLDERQQAAMTAAMDDVEPSTCLPHLQAVLDPLCLAAVNINAESRVKVAPGPAPQELIEHGWRVFLVKVHNEAGVTARLRVSSPNAAPQVLRSSGKPNAKDTIAPAELANRWIDVAMFDSQPLNADLSGLALEYRIIELYSRDAGQREAKLAFDVGQGTQDLGFRNEVNLLFGCRSAVKVVLEVLDEDGQPTTAQFVFRDHRGRIYPSRARRLAPDFFFHDQVYRADGESVLLPPGDYEVTYTRGPEYRVLKREISVPSAGEHHERFQLARWIKMADLGWYSGDHHVHSAGCAHYEAPTEGVTPADMIRHIVGEDLNVGCVLSWGPCWYHQKQFFEGGVSQLSTPHNLMRYDVEVSGFPSSHAGHLCLLRLTEDDYPGTTKIEEWPSWDLPVLRWGKEQGGVVGFSHSGWGLQVASRTLPTYEMPKFDGIGANEFIVDVTHGVCDFISAVDTPIVWELNIWYHTLNCGYRARISGETDFPCIYGERVGLGRSYVKLGGQARQSLDYDAWVNGIRDGRSYVGDGLSHLIDFRVSDGDRTLGVGELGDGDSYDRGQASVLAVNQGDKLKVSARVAAFLDETPNETIRKTPLDQKPYWHLERARTGETRRVPVELIVNGEPVAKREIEADGDIREIEFDYQPSASCWIALRIFASSHTNPVFVELDGAPVRASKRSAQWCLDAVDVCWQKKSPAIREGAERDAAKQAYEAAREAYRRILAECR from the coding sequence ATGAACGCTCGACGATACTTACCCTTCTTCGCGGTCCTCTTCCTCGTGCCCGCCACGACCGGGGCCGCCGACGTCGCCAAGCTCCAACCGCCTGCGCTGCCCGTCGTCCGCCAGGTCGAGCTGCAACCGCTCAAGGCGCAGGTGCGGCGGGTGGTGCAAGCCCTCGGGCTGCTCGGCAGTCCGCTCGACGAGCGGCAGCAGGCGGCGATGACGGCGGCGATGGACGACGTCGAGCCGTCAACCTGCTTGCCCCATCTGCAAGCGGTGCTCGATCCGCTCTGCCTGGCCGCCGTCAACATCAACGCCGAAAGCCGGGTGAAAGTCGCTCCCGGCCCGGCCCCGCAAGAACTGATCGAGCACGGCTGGCGCGTGTTCCTGGTCAAGGTGCATAATGAGGCGGGCGTCACCGCTCGGCTGCGGGTCAGCAGTCCGAACGCCGCGCCGCAAGTGCTTCGTTCGTCCGGCAAGCCGAACGCGAAAGACACCATTGCGCCGGCCGAGTTGGCCAATCGCTGGATCGACGTGGCCATGTTCGACTCGCAGCCGCTCAACGCCGACCTTTCGGGCCTGGCCCTGGAATACCGCATCATCGAGCTTTACAGCCGCGACGCCGGCCAGCGCGAAGCGAAGCTGGCCTTCGACGTCGGGCAAGGGACGCAAGACCTCGGCTTCCGCAACGAAGTCAACCTGCTGTTCGGCTGCCGCTCCGCGGTCAAGGTCGTGCTGGAGGTGCTCGACGAAGACGGCCAGCCGACCACCGCTCAGTTCGTGTTTCGCGATCATCGCGGCCGGATCTATCCCTCACGGGCACGGCGGCTGGCGCCCGACTTCTTCTTTCACGACCAGGTGTATCGCGCCGACGGCGAGAGCGTACTGCTGCCGCCCGGCGACTATGAGGTGACTTACACCCGCGGGCCGGAATACCGCGTGCTGAAACGCGAGATCAGCGTGCCGTCCGCCGGCGAGCACCACGAGCGGTTTCAGCTCGCACGGTGGATCAAGATGGCCGATCTCGGCTGGTACTCCGGCGACCACCACGTTCACAGCGCCGGCTGCGCCCATTACGAGGCGCCCACCGAGGGCGTGACGCCGGCCGATATGATCCGCCACATCGTCGGCGAAGACCTGAACGTCGGCTGCGTGCTCTCCTGGGGACCGTGCTGGTATCACCAAAAGCAGTTCTTCGAGGGCGGCGTGAGTCAGCTTTCCACCCCGCACAACCTGATGCGCTACGACGTGGAAGTCTCCGGCTTTCCCAGCTCGCACGCCGGGCACCTCTGCCTGCTGCGGCTGACGGAAGACGATTACCCCGGCACGACGAAGATCGAAGAGTGGCCGAGCTGGGACTTGCCGGTGCTGCGTTGGGGCAAAGAGCAGGGCGGCGTGGTCGGCTTCTCGCACAGCGGCTGGGGCCTGCAGGTCGCCTCGCGGACGCTGCCCACCTACGAGATGCCGAAGTTCGACGGCATCGGGGCCAACGAATTTATCGTCGATGTGACGCACGGCGTGTGCGACTTCATCTCGGCCGTCGATACGCCGATCGTCTGGGAATTGAACATCTGGTATCACACGCTGAACTGCGGCTACCGTGCCCGGATCAGCGGCGAGACCGACTTTCCCTGCATCTACGGCGAGCGCGTCGGGCTGGGCCGCTCCTACGTGAAGCTCGGCGGCCAAGCGAGACAATCGCTCGATTACGACGCCTGGGTCAACGGCATCCGCGACGGCCGCAGTTACGTCGGCGACGGGCTCAGCCACCTGATCGACTTCCGCGTGAGCGACGGCGACCGCACGCTGGGCGTCGGCGAGCTGGGCGACGGTGACTCGTACGATAGGGGCCAAGCCAGCGTGCTGGCGGTCAACCAGGGCGACAAGCTGAAGGTATCCGCCCGCGTGGCCGCGTTTCTCGACGAAACGCCCAACGAAACCATCCGCAAGACGCCGCTCGATCAAAAGCCCTATTGGCATTTGGAGCGGGCGCGCACCGGCGAGACTCGCCGCGTGCCGGTGGAGTTGATCGTCAACGGCGAACCGGTCGCAAAGCGCGAGATCGAGGCCGACGGCGACATCCGCGAAATCGAGTTCGACTATCAGCCCTCGGCCTCGTGTTGGATTGCCTTGCGCATCTTTGCCAGCTCGCACACCAATCCGGTGTTCGTCGAGTTGGACGGCGCTCCGGTGCGGGCGAGCAAGCGGAGCGCCCAATGGTGCTTGGACGCGGTCGACGTCTGCTGGCAGAAGAAGTCGCCCGCCATCCGCGAGGGCGCCGAGCGCGACGCGGCCAAGCAAGCCTACGAAGCCGCCCGCGAGGCCTATCGCCGAATCCTGGCTGAGTGTCGCTAG
- a CDS encoding L17 family ribosomal protein, whose protein sequence is MRHRRKGRVLGRSPSHQRALLRNLASALFLTERDAEHDENAPKVKGRIITTLPKAKELRPVVEKCITIAVRGLRAEEEALQFGSDAQRDSEEWKRWRQGPQWQKWAAARAPAVTARRRVLTMLGDKQAVRVLFEQVAPRFLDRNGGYTRILKLATPRLGDAGARAMIEFVGVRDRATQRAQAPKFESAAEGQ, encoded by the coding sequence ATGCGACATCGACGAAAAGGCCGTGTTTTGGGGCGGTCGCCCAGCCATCAACGGGCACTGCTGCGCAACCTGGCCAGCGCTCTGTTTCTCACCGAGCGCGACGCCGAGCACGACGAGAACGCTCCCAAGGTCAAGGGCCGGATCATCACCACGCTTCCCAAAGCCAAGGAGCTGCGGCCCGTCGTCGAGAAGTGCATCACCATCGCCGTACGCGGTTTGCGGGCCGAAGAAGAGGCCTTGCAGTTCGGCAGCGACGCCCAGCGCGACAGCGAAGAGTGGAAGCGCTGGCGGCAGGGTCCGCAGTGGCAGAAGTGGGCCGCCGCGCGAGCGCCGGCCGTCACCGCGCGGCGCCGCGTGCTGACCATGTTGGGCGACAAGCAGGCCGTGCGCGTCTTGTTCGAGCAGGTGGCGCCGCGGTTCCTCGACCGCAACGGCGGTTACACGCGCATTTTGAAGCTGGCCACGCCGCGCTTGGGCGACGCCGGCGCGCGGGCCATGATCGAGTTCGTGGGCGTGCGCGATCGGGCCACGCAGCGGGCCCAGGCGCCGAAGTTCGAATCGGCCGCCGAAGGCCAATGA
- a CDS encoding DNA-directed RNA polymerase subunit alpha produces the protein MRIRWRGLELPSLVTCDRSTLTSTYGKFIAEPFERGFGTTIGNSLRRILLSSLEGSSVTQVKIHGAQHEFTTLPGVVEDVTDIVLNIKALVVKNHSESTKVIRIEKKAKGLVTGADVKTDDTVEVINKSHVLATLTEDVPIEIEMVVENGRGYVPATEHSPNVEIGIIPVDAIFSPVVRVRYEIEETRVGQKTNYDKLTLEIWTNGSVGPEMAMVEAAKILRKHLNPFIQYSELGPQVFGDGRSAAPVLSEAMLEERLSKRVTDLNFSVRCLNALEQENIQTLRELVSRTPDQLLDIRNFGDQALSEVREKLGELGLRLGMRVPAASSV, from the coding sequence ATGCGGATTCGTTGGCGTGGGCTTGAGTTGCCCAGTCTAGTGACGTGCGATCGGTCGACGTTGACTTCCACCTACGGCAAGTTCATCGCCGAGCCGTTCGAGCGCGGCTTCGGCACGACGATCGGAAACAGCTTGCGGCGGATTTTGCTGTCGAGCTTGGAAGGCAGCTCGGTGACGCAGGTCAAGATTCACGGGGCGCAGCACGAGTTCACGACTTTGCCCGGCGTGGTCGAGGACGTGACCGACATCGTGTTGAACATCAAGGCGCTGGTGGTCAAGAACCACAGCGAGAGCACCAAGGTCATCCGCATCGAGAAGAAGGCCAAGGGCCTGGTGACGGGGGCCGACGTCAAGACCGACGACACGGTGGAGGTGATCAACAAGAGCCATGTGCTGGCCACGCTGACCGAAGACGTGCCGATCGAGATCGAGATGGTGGTGGAAAACGGCCGCGGCTACGTGCCCGCCACGGAACACAGCCCGAACGTCGAGATCGGCATTATTCCGGTCGATGCGATTTTCAGCCCGGTGGTTCGCGTGCGCTACGAAATCGAAGAGACGCGCGTCGGGCAAAAGACCAACTACGACAAACTGACTTTGGAGATTTGGACCAACGGCTCCGTCGGCCCGGAGATGGCGATGGTGGAGGCCGCCAAGATTCTCCGCAAGCATCTGAACCCGTTCATTCAGTACTCCGAGTTGGGCCCGCAGGTGTTTGGCGATGGCCGTTCGGCCGCTCCGGTGCTGTCGGAGGCGATGCTCGAAGAGAGGTTGAGCAAGCGCGTGACCGACTTGAATTTTTCGGTGCGCTGCCTGAATGCTCTGGAGCAGGAAAACATTCAGACCCTCCGGGAATTGGTGAGCCGGACGCCGGACCAACTTCTCGACATCCGCAATTTTGGCGATCAGGCGCTGTCCGAGGTGCGCGAAAAGCTGGGCGAGTTGGGACTACGGCTCGGCATGCGCGTGCCGGCGGCATCGTCGGTGTGA
- the rpsD gene encoding 30S ribosomal protein S4, with product MARHTGPVCRLCRREGMKLFLKGTRCDTPKCGIERRDSNPGMHNQRRGKLTDYGIHLREKQKVKHYYGVLERQFRRYFSEAQRSKGNTGATLMSLLERRLDNVVHRLGFGQSRAQARQLVAHGHITVNGQRVNIPSYLLKPGDVVRAKNRAKSLQAVQANLAENQRQVPDFLTLGEGPIPEGRVSRLPEDFDVSIPVQTQLIIELCSK from the coding sequence ATGGCTCGTCATACTGGACCTGTTTGCAGACTTTGCCGCCGCGAGGGAATGAAGCTGTTCCTCAAGGGAACGCGCTGCGATACGCCGAAGTGCGGCATCGAGCGGCGCGATTCCAACCCCGGCATGCACAACCAACGCCGCGGCAAGCTGACCGACTATGGCATCCACCTTCGCGAAAAGCAGAAGGTGAAGCACTACTATGGCGTCCTCGAACGCCAGTTCCGCCGATACTTTTCCGAGGCGCAGCGGTCGAAGGGCAACACCGGGGCCACGCTGATGAGCTTGTTGGAGCGGCGGCTGGACAATGTCGTGCATCGGCTGGGCTTCGGCCAAAGCCGCGCCCAGGCCCGGCAGTTGGTGGCCCACGGGCATATCACGGTCAACGGCCAGCGGGTCAATATCCCCAGCTATTTGCTCAAGCCGGGCGACGTGGTGCGGGCCAAGAACCGGGCCAAGAGTCTGCAGGCCGTGCAGGCGAACCTGGCCGAGAATCAGCGCCAGGTGCCCGACTTCTTGACGCTGGGCGAGGGACCGATTCCGGAGGGGCGCGTGTCGCGCTTGCCTGAAGATTTCGACGTCTCGATTCCGGTCCAGACGCAATTGATCATTGAGTTGTGCTCCAAGTAA
- the rpsK gene encoding 30S ribosomal protein S11 has protein sequence MAKTKRRKVRRNVTLGVAHIKATFNNTTVTISDTKGDTLCWASAGTCGFKGSRKSTPFAGQCASQQAAEKAIKFGVKEVDVRVKGPGSGRESAITALQSAGITVKSIEDVTPLPHNGCRPPRKRRV, from the coding sequence GTGGCCAAGACCAAACGACGAAAGGTGCGCCGCAATGTCACGCTGGGCGTGGCGCACATCAAGGCGACGTTCAACAACACGACCGTAACCATCAGCGACACCAAGGGCGACACGCTCTGCTGGGCGAGTGCGGGCACGTGCGGCTTCAAAGGGAGCCGCAAGAGTACGCCCTTCGCCGGCCAATGCGCCTCGCAGCAGGCCGCCGAAAAGGCAATCAAATTCGGCGTCAAAGAAGTCGACGTGCGCGTGAAAGGGCCGGGCAGCGGACGCGAAAGCGCAATCACCGCCTTGCAGTCGGCCGGCATCACGGTGAAGAGCATCGAAGACGTCACGCCGCTGCCGCACAACGGCTGCCGGCCCCCGCGTAAACGTCGCGTCTAG
- the rpsM gene encoding 30S ribosomal protein S13, translating into MPRLLGVDIPNDRPAIISLQYLYGVGKKVARELCHKAGINPAARARDLAEDELARLAALLDKDYVVEGQLRRQLAQNISRLKDINCYRGIRHRRGLPVRGQRTRTNARTRKGPKKTVAGKKGVKDLK; encoded by the coding sequence ATGCCACGTCTATTGGGTGTCGATATTCCGAACGACCGGCCGGCGATCATCTCGCTGCAATACCTTTACGGGGTCGGCAAGAAGGTCGCACGCGAGCTTTGCCACAAGGCGGGCATCAATCCGGCGGCCCGCGCCCGCGACCTGGCCGAAGATGAGTTGGCTAGGCTGGCGGCGCTGCTGGACAAAGACTACGTCGTCGAGGGACAGTTGCGGCGGCAACTGGCTCAGAACATCTCGCGGCTGAAAGACATCAACTGTTATCGCGGCATCCGTCATCGACGCGGGCTGCCGGTTCGCGGCCAACGCACGCGGACCAATGCCCGCACCCGCAAGGGACCCAAGAAGACGGTGGCCGGCAAGAAGGGCGTCAAAGACCTGAAATAA
- the rpmJ gene encoding 50S ribosomal protein L36: MKVRASVKRICENCKLVRRRGVVFVVCSNPRHKQRQG; the protein is encoded by the coding sequence ATGAAAGTACGCGCCAGCGTGAAACGCATCTGCGAAAACTGCAAGCTCGTCCGCCGACGCGGCGTGGTGTTCGTCGTCTGCAGCAATCCGCGCCATAAGCAACGCCAGGGCTGA